A stretch of DNA from Dehalobacterium formicoaceticum:
CTGATGGGTATGGCAAATAAAAACATAGTGAGCAAAAACATGATTTCACCCTTGGGGCTTAGCTTTTTGGCCACAGATGCCACCTTTTCACCTGACTAACTTGGCGTAAGCCTCCCGCCTCATTAGACGGGAGTCAAACGCCAACTAAGTCATGCATTAGCAGTTCTAAAACTTGCTAAGAAAATCACTTAGCAAGTTAAGAACTTGCGTCAATTAGAAATTTACTTATTTTCTATGCCAAAAAGCAAGGTAATATAACTGGTCGTGGCGATATTTTTATTACCCAGGATCACACCGGAATTGGTATGATTGAGAACGGCAAAGTCATTCTTGCCCAATTTGTTCATTGCTGTAAATAAAACGCCGATGGCTGCAGGTGAATCCAGATAATCGTCATTCATGGTAAAAATACGTCCTAAATTCCTCTCTTTTAAGGCTTGAATGGTTTCTTGATCTTTCAGCTCCGTTTCATCACATTTTAAATAGTGGGAGAAATCCACTGATGCCAAAACAACCGTCTTATCACCCATGATCCCGGCAATTTTTTCTCCTAAAACATTCGCCTCTTCCCGAGAAAAATTATTGGGGAAAATGATTGGTAACACCTTGGTCTCCGGGAGATAGTATTTGATGAAAGGCATGATATTGCCCATCGCATGTTCCACACTCATGATTTCGTCATTTACTTGTACGGAGGAAGAAGCTTGACGAAGGCTTTTTAATAGTTTTTCATCCACATCCACCACCCCAAAGGGCGTTTGCCAGCCCAAGGAACTGGTCACTATTCGGCCCCCTTCATTACTATGATTAGGTCCTAATAGAATAATCGTGTCCGGTTTTTGATCCTTCAACGTATCAAACACCCGGGCAATCAGCTTGTCCGCCACCAGGTGATGGGGAATGACTCCGCCGCGAATATTTTCTAAATCAGGGCCTTCAGGAAATTCCCCGGTGTAGAAATTACCCGTTTGAAAAAAAGCATTGGGATGTACGGGGGGGAAGGAACCAGGCTGAACACTGGTTCCTGTCCGATCCCCGCTGAGCGCAATATAGGCAATTGCTGCCCAAATGATTACTGCGACCAGGAGTATTTTTTTCATCATTTGATTTCCACCCTATCCGTTGCTGTCATACTATAAATTTTACCACTCTTTACATGATGCAATGTCATGTTTTGGGCTGTAAAACTACCAGGATTGACAATCCGGGCGTAATAATTAAAAGATCCTTTCTCCGTGACCGCAAAAGCTACTTTTTGTCCCTCCACCTCAATGGGCCAGCCGATATCATGTTTTGTCACACCCCATTCATAGGGCCTCTCCACCAGTTTTAGTCCTGAAGGAAGGTAATCAGTGATCTGATAGACACCATCGGGCGCCTTGCCCCCGATATTCCATGAGACTTTAATTTCGACCAAATCACCGGCATTAAACTGGCGGGTGGTTTTTCCTGCCACCAGGTAGTCCCGGGCAATGGTGACCCCTTCTGTGGAACTGCTCTTGAGAGGAGTATATTTTTCCTGATAGTTCCAGGTCATACCAACTTTTCCTTGAATATTCTCAAAGGACAAGGCTTTTAATTTATCAGGCGTTAAAGTCAGGGAATGGATTTCTCCCGCAGGCAATTTAACCTGTTTTTTCTTGCCTTCCAGAATATAAGTAAAGCTCGTACTTACATCCGTCATTTTATCCAAGCCTTCCTCAATAAATGTGATTTGCTCCAGATAATTCAGTTCATTTTGAGGAGGATTTTCCATGACATAACGCAGAAGAAGGCTGCTTTCCGCAAAGTTTAGTCTGCCCGCTGCCAAAGCCGTAAGACCGGTCAACTTTGTCATATCATCCTTATTATTACCGCTGTTTATTTGCATATAGGGACCGTTGGTTTCTCCATATTCCTGAAGCAGTCCCTTTAAAATCTTCCTGGCCGGTTGTTCATCGCCCAATTGGTTTAAGGATAGCACCAGATACAGTTTTTCTGTAAGGCTTAAGTCCTTTTCACTAGCTGCCAGAACCACTTCTTGGAGTACCGGCTCTTCCAGAGAGGTCAACCCATACAAGGCCATGATACCTCTTTCCCTGCTTTCTTGGGGATCATTAATGATCTTAAAGAAGTAAGACTTTAGGGCATCCACATCAAAATATTCCTCTGACCAGGGAGCAATCAGCACGCTGACTTCTAAATCACTGCTCCCATAGGGTAATATTGCAATCCCGCCATCTGGGGTTTGATAAGAGGAAAGATCCAATTTCTCCAATTCATCAGGCAATCCTGTAAATTCTTCAAAATGCTCCTGCAGCAACGATATTGCCACGTAGGGCGCCAATTTTTGTTCGATGCGGCTGCCCTCCAGATAGGCCAAAGAACAAAGAGCGGATAAATATTGACTGCGCGTAGTATCCGCAAAGGTAATAGTCACCGGTTTGTTCGTGGCTGCCTCCACCTTACTCTCCGTCGTTAAAGGGGCAAAGTTAACTTTCTCCTGGGTCATATAAGATTCTGCCACCTGAAATGTCCTGGTAATGGTGTCTTCCAATCTATTCCCTGCTGCGCGGACGGTGATTTGATAGTCCCCCGGTTCTAAAGCAGGTAGCTGTACCGGTACCGTATCAAAGGCCGAAGCAGAGAGATTTTTCGATAAAATTTCCTTTTTCCCGGCTTCCTCAACAACCTGCACCCGATAATTCACCTGTGCGTCAACCTTAAGGGCAGACCCTAAAGAACGCAGGTTAATCACCGGCCGGTCTCCGGCCAGATAATTCTC
This window harbors:
- the amrB gene encoding AmmeMemoRadiSam system protein B, translated to MMKKILLVAVIIWAAIAYIALSGDRTGTSVQPGSFPPVHPNAFFQTGNFYTGEFPEGPDLENIRGGVIPHHLVADKLIARVFDTLKDQKPDTIILLGPNHSNEGGRIVTSSLGWQTPFGVVDVDEKLLKSLRQASSSVQVNDEIMSVEHAMGNIMPFIKYYLPETKVLPIIFPNNFSREEANVLGEKIAGIMGDKTVVLASVDFSHYLKCDETELKDQETIQALKERNLGRIFTMNDDYLDSPAAIGVLFTAMNKLGKNDFAVLNHTNSGVILGNKNIATTSYITLLFGIENK